The Flavobacterium praedii genome window below encodes:
- a CDS encoding uroporphyrinogen-III synthase, giving the protein MNKTVLLSTKTLTDIQRLQLLSAGFEVFEEDFISTKKQKFELNAINDNLIFTSQNAAQSVLENANVDDLKTKNVFCVGLKTKILLSEAGFNVVAYTGYAADLAEIIALIYSQESYTFFSGNLRKETLPKALKEAGIKFNEIQVYETLLTPIKIKEKIDAILFYSPSGVESYLKDNSIKKEICFCIGETTAQALDKITKNIIVADQPSIEDVIEDVIEEYK; this is encoded by the coding sequence ATGAATAAAACAGTTTTATTATCCACTAAAACCCTGACGGATATTCAGCGACTGCAACTTTTAAGTGCTGGTTTTGAAGTATTCGAGGAGGATTTCATTTCGACTAAAAAGCAAAAATTCGAACTCAATGCCATCAACGACAATTTGATTTTTACCAGTCAAAATGCAGCACAAAGTGTTTTGGAAAACGCAAATGTTGACGATTTGAAAACCAAGAACGTTTTTTGCGTTGGACTAAAAACGAAAATTTTATTATCCGAAGCCGGATTTAATGTAGTGGCCTACACGGGTTATGCTGCTGACTTAGCCGAAATTATTGCTTTAATTTATAGCCAAGAAAGCTACACATTCTTTAGTGGAAATCTGCGTAAAGAAACACTTCCAAAAGCACTAAAAGAAGCAGGAATAAAATTCAATGAGATTCAGGTATACGAAACGCTATTGACACCGATAAAGATAAAGGAAAAAATTGATGCCATATTGTTTTACAGTCCATCTGGCGTTGAAAGTTACCTAAAGGACAATAGTATAAAGAAAGAAATTTGCTTTTGCATAGGCGAAACCACTGCTCAAGCATTAGATAAAATAACAAAAAACATCATCGTCGCAGATCAACCCAGTATTGAAGACGTGATTGAAGACGTGATTGAAGAATATAAGTAA
- the hemE gene encoding uroporphyrinogen decarboxylase: MIKNDLFLKALKGETVQRPPVWMMRQAGRYLPEFIALRDKYDFFTRCQTPELAAEITVQPIRRIAPDAAILFSDILVVPQAMGIEVLMKESFGPFLPNPIRTIQDVEKVIVPNIQETLGYVMDAIKLTKEMLNDEVPLIGFAGSPWTIFCYAVEGKGSKSFDTAKGFCFTHPEAAHVLLQKITDTTILYLKEKVKAGVDAVQIFDSWGGMLSPVDYQEFSWKYINQIVEALADDAPVIVFGKGCWFALGEMGKSRASALGVDWTCSPRNARYLSGGDITLQGNFDPSRLLSPIPVIKKMVHEMIDEFGKDKYIVNLGHGILPNIPVDHAKAFIDAVKEYGN, encoded by the coding sequence ATGATAAAGAACGATTTATTTTTAAAAGCTTTAAAAGGAGAAACAGTACAACGTCCACCTGTTTGGATGATGCGTCAAGCTGGAAGATATTTGCCGGAATTCATCGCGTTGCGTGACAAATATGATTTCTTCACCCGTTGTCAAACCCCAGAATTGGCTGCCGAAATTACGGTGCAACCTATACGTAGAATTGCTCCCGATGCTGCTATTTTATTCTCGGATATATTGGTAGTGCCACAAGCCATGGGAATTGAGGTTTTGATGAAAGAAAGTTTTGGACCGTTTTTGCCAAATCCGATTCGTACTATTCAAGATGTGGAGAAAGTGATTGTTCCTAATATTCAGGAAACTTTGGGCTATGTGATGGACGCCATCAAATTAACCAAAGAAATGTTGAATGACGAAGTACCGTTAATTGGTTTTGCTGGTTCACCTTGGACAATCTTTTGTTATGCAGTTGAAGGAAAAGGTTCTAAAAGTTTTGATACCGCCAAAGGATTTTGTTTTACACATCCAGAAGCGGCTCATGTTTTATTGCAAAAAATCACGGATACCACCATTTTATACCTAAAAGAAAAAGTAAAAGCGGGAGTAGATGCCGTTCAGATTTTTGATTCTTGGGGAGGAATGCTTTCTCCTGTTGATTATCAGGAGTTCTCCTGGAAATACATTAATCAAATCGTTGAAGCCTTGGCCGATGACGCACCAGTAATTGTTTTCGGAAAAGGATGTTGGTTTGCCCTTGGTGAAATGGGTAAAAGTAGAGCTTCAGCATTAGGAGTAGATTGGACGTGTTCCCCACGAAATGCAAGATACCTTTCGGGAGGAGACATCACTTTACAAGGAAATTTTGACCCAAGTCGTTTGCTTTCTCCAATTCCAGTTATCAAGAAAATGGTCCATGAAATGATTGACGAGTTCGGAAAAGACAAATACATCGTTAATTTAGGGCACGGAATTTTACCAAATATTCCAGTAGACCACGCCAAAGCATTTATTGATGCGGTGAAGGAATACGGAAATTAG
- a CDS encoding GNAT family N-acetyltransferase encodes MNKQEAFHIAPLETGDTKSLSRLMITNAERFKRYFPKTLSSNLTLEATERYIESKIIEFEIKSGFTFAIKENETQNIMGLVILKKVDWQTKQAEIAYCIGKEYERKGWVTKAVKAISNYAFNELNLEILQIIAHKTNLASIKVAENNGFVWQRTLVDEFTPTYELSLDMELYEYTNEK; translated from the coding sequence ATGAATAAACAAGAAGCTTTCCATATTGCACCATTAGAGACAGGAGACACTAAAAGTCTTAGTAGATTAATGATCACTAATGCCGAAAGATTCAAAAGATATTTTCCTAAAACGCTTTCCAGTAATTTGACGTTGGAAGCAACCGAAAGATATATTGAAAGTAAAATAATCGAATTTGAAATCAAATCTGGTTTTACATTTGCAATAAAAGAAAATGAAACCCAGAATATAATGGGACTTGTTATTCTCAAAAAAGTAGATTGGCAAACCAAACAAGCAGAAATAGCTTATTGTATAGGCAAAGAATATGAACGCAAAGGTTGGGTTACAAAAGCCGTGAAAGCCATTTCGAATTATGCTTTCAACGAATTAAATTTGGAAATCCTTCAAATCATAGCACACAAAACCAATTTGGCAAGTATTAAAGTGGCTGAAAATAATGGTTTTGTTTGGCAAAGAACACTTGTTGATGAATTTACTCCTACCTATGAACTTTCCTTAGATATGGAATTATATGAATATACGAATGAAAAATAA
- the hemF gene encoding oxygen-dependent coproporphyrinogen oxidase, with product MKNKFYAYIQNLQDQICAGLETVDGQAKFREDLWDRPEGGGGRTRVIENGAVFEKGGVNISAVHGKLPEAMQKMFNVGEADFFACGLSLVLHPKNPMVPTVHANWRYFEMYDDNGNVIQQWFGGGQDLTPYYLFEEDAIHFHQTCKMACDKHNPDFYPKYKKQCDAYFWNAHRNEARGIGGLFFDYCKATDEFSMENWFDFVSEVGNSFLEAYVPIVERRKNLDYTPEQRTWQEIRRGRYVEFNLVHDKGTLFGLKTNGRIESILMSLPPHVQWVYDHHPEAGSEEEKLIVTLENPKEWL from the coding sequence ATGAAAAATAAATTTTACGCATACATACAAAACCTTCAAGACCAAATCTGTGCAGGATTGGAAACCGTTGATGGTCAAGCCAAATTCCGTGAAGACCTTTGGGATCGTCCAGAAGGCGGTGGAGGTCGTACTCGTGTAATCGAAAACGGAGCAGTTTTTGAAAAAGGCGGAGTCAACATTTCGGCAGTACACGGAAAATTGCCCGAAGCGATGCAAAAAATGTTCAATGTAGGCGAAGCCGATTTTTTTGCCTGCGGATTGAGTTTGGTTTTGCATCCAAAAAATCCAATGGTGCCAACGGTTCATGCCAATTGGCGCTATTTCGAAATGTACGATGATAATGGAAACGTGATTCAGCAATGGTTTGGTGGTGGTCAGGATTTAACCCCTTATTACTTGTTTGAAGAAGATGCTATTCATTTTCACCAAACCTGCAAAATGGCTTGTGACAAACACAATCCAGATTTTTATCCAAAATACAAAAAACAATGTGACGCTTATTTTTGGAATGCGCACAGAAACGAAGCCAGAGGAATTGGCGGTTTATTCTTTGATTATTGCAAAGCAACCGACGAGTTTTCTATGGAAAATTGGTTTGACTTTGTTAGTGAAGTCGGGAATAGTTTCCTAGAAGCATACGTTCCGATAGTCGAAAGAAGAAAAAATTTAGACTATACCCCAGAACAAAGGACTTGGCAGGAAATCCGTCGTGGCCGTTATGTCGAATTCAATTTGGTACACGACAAAGGCACTTTGTTTGGCTTAAAAACCAACGGTCGAATAGAAAGTATCTTGATGAGTTTGCCACCGCACGTGCAATGGGTGTACGATCATCATCCAGAAGCGGGAAGTGAAGAAGAGAAATTAATTGTAACTTTAGAAAATCCAAAAGAATGGTTGTAA
- a CDS encoding DUF4421 family protein, protein MVVKTFWLILIGGILDCYAQESTAPNPYFKTYDDKVIASLYYLDVSNNFQFVNTNTDGSKTTLDLIPNRREQIGMSISYKFADISYGFSPQFFDVNKDNGSSKLFNISTRFIVNQWMQTLSFINQKGFYVKEDNLTIPFQRLRSTKVGGVTSYIFNPNFSFKTIANQKEWQTKSSGSFIPNFSFFYTNLDLNDGNPNSQSDIFEMTLSPSYYYNFVINNRVLLSTGLSIGGGISNIDSDISGILESSTSFKAGYNTDSFFSFLNVNYIAFVQNSDAKIQLNDTVSTLNVTVGYRFDPPKKVKEVFETIHQKTGL, encoded by the coding sequence ATGGTTGTAAAAACGTTTTGGTTGATTCTGATTGGCGGTATTCTTGACTGTTATGCTCAAGAAAGTACTGCTCCCAATCCGTATTTCAAAACGTATGATGACAAAGTGATTGCCAGTTTGTATTATTTGGATGTTTCTAATAATTTCCAATTCGTAAACACCAATACTGATGGATCCAAAACTACTTTGGACTTAATTCCGAATCGGAGAGAACAAATAGGAATGAGTATTTCCTATAAATTTGCCGATATCTCTTATGGATTTTCACCACAGTTTTTTGATGTAAACAAAGACAACGGCAGTTCAAAACTGTTTAATATCAGTACGCGATTCATCGTAAACCAATGGATGCAGACGCTGAGTTTTATCAATCAAAAAGGGTTTTATGTGAAGGAAGATAACTTAACAATTCCTTTTCAGAGGTTAAGATCAACAAAAGTTGGTGGAGTAACCTCATATATTTTTAATCCTAATTTTTCATTTAAAACAATAGCGAATCAAAAAGAATGGCAAACCAAAAGTTCCGGAAGTTTTATTCCGAATTTTTCATTCTTTTATACCAATCTAGATTTGAATGATGGAAATCCAAATTCACAAAGTGACATTTTCGAAATGACACTATCGCCATCCTATTATTATAATTTTGTAATTAATAACAGGGTTTTACTATCGACAGGTTTGTCTATCGGAGGCGGAATTAGTAATATTGACAGTGATATTTCGGGTATTTTGGAGTCAAGTACTAGTTTTAAAGCAGGATACAATACCGATTCGTTTTTTTCTTTTTTAAATGTAAATTATATTGCATTTGTTCAAAATAGTGACGCCAAAATACAATTGAATGATACTGTTTCGACTTTAAATGTTACGGTAGGATATCGTTTTGATCCTCCAAAGAAAGTAAAAGAAGTGTTCGAAACCATTCATCAAAAAACAGGACTTTAA
- the hemB gene encoding porphobilinogen synthase has protein sequence MFPLHRNRRLRVNESIRSLVRETTLSPTDFMFPMFIAEGENVNVAIPSMPGIFRRSIDLTVKEVKEIYDLGIRAVNIYVKVSEDLKDNEGVEAWNPNGLMQQAIRAIKAACPEMIVMPDVALDPYSIYGHDGIIANGDVENDSTVAALVKMAVSHAQAGADFVAPSDMMDGRVMRLREGLDAAGFHHVGIMSYSAKYASAFYGPFRDALDSAPRESEVAVPKDKKTYQMDYANRIEAIKEALSDVEEGADMVMVKPGIAYLDIVREVKNAVNVPVTVFHVSGEYAMIKAAAERGWLDHDKIMMEQLMCIKRAGASLISTYFAKEAAILLNK, from the coding sequence ATGTTCCCATTACACAGAAACCGCCGTTTAAGAGTCAACGAATCCATCAGAAGTTTGGTTCGTGAAACTACATTAAGTCCAACCGATTTTATGTTCCCGATGTTCATTGCAGAAGGAGAAAATGTAAATGTTGCTATTCCTTCTATGCCAGGAATCTTCCGTCGTTCTATTGATTTGACAGTAAAAGAAGTCAAAGAAATTTACGATTTAGGAATTCGTGCAGTCAATATTTATGTAAAAGTGAGCGAAGATTTGAAAGACAATGAAGGTGTTGAAGCATGGAATCCAAACGGTTTGATGCAACAAGCTATTCGTGCTATCAAAGCCGCATGTCCAGAGATGATTGTAATGCCGGATGTGGCTTTGGATCCCTATTCTATTTACGGTCACGACGGAATTATTGCCAATGGCGATGTCGAAAACGATTCTACTGTTGCAGCTTTGGTAAAAATGGCGGTCTCACATGCACAAGCGGGAGCCGATTTTGTAGCGCCATCAGACATGATGGACGGACGCGTCATGCGTTTGCGTGAAGGACTAGACGCAGCAGGATTTCATCATGTGGGAATCATGAGTTATTCAGCCAAATATGCTTCAGCATTTTACGGACCTTTCCGCGATGCCTTAGACAGTGCACCAAGAGAATCCGAAGTAGCCGTTCCAAAAGACAAGAAAACCTATCAAATGGATTATGCCAACCGCATCGAAGCCATCAAAGAAGCGTTATCTGATGTCGAAGAAGGAGCCGATATGGTAATGGTAAAACCAGGTATCGCCTATTTGGATATCGTTCGCGAAGTAAAAAACGCGGTAAATGTCCCTGTAACTGTTTTCCACGTATCGGGTGAATACGCCATGATCAAAGCCGCTGCCGAAAGAGGTTGGTTGGATCACGACAAAATTATGATGGAGCAATTGATGTGTATCAAACGTGCAGGAGCCAGTCTAATTTCGACTTATTTTGCCAAAGAAGCTGCCATACTTTTAAACAAATAA
- a CDS encoding c-type cytochrome produces the protein MKKVLLLFAILTFFSCKKESQESFGKPETTAENLKTPEDLGKEIFITKGNCVACHLPDKKLVGPSLQDIAKIYKDKKGNIVTFLKGDSEPIVDPSQFAVMKTNFAITEEMSDEELQALEAYINSYLK, from the coding sequence ATGAAAAAAGTACTTTTATTATTCGCTATTCTAACATTCTTCTCTTGTAAAAAAGAAAGTCAGGAGTCATTCGGTAAGCCTGAAACTACTGCAGAAAACCTTAAAACACCCGAAGATTTGGGAAAAGAAATTTTTATAACCAAAGGAAATTGCGTTGCCTGCCATTTACCTGATAAAAAACTTGTAGGACCTAGTTTACAAGACATTGCCAAAATATACAAAGATAAAAAAGGCAATATCGTTACGTTTTTAAAAGGTGACAGTGAACCAATTGTCGATCCTAGCCAATTTGCAGTTATGAAAACCAATTTTGCTATCACCGAAGAAATGTCAGACGAAGAATTACAAGCATTAGAAGCCTATATTAATTCTTATTTGAAATAG
- a CDS encoding methylated-DNA--[protein]-cysteine S-methyltransferase, with product METVYIKTPLGIATITGDENGISVISVSDGGIVSADIPTILQEAVTQLNDYFEGKRTDFDFKLNPKGTEFQQKVWKALVEIPFGKTRTYLEQSKILGDVKAIRAVASANGKNPLWIVVPCHRVIGTDGSLTGYAGGLWRKKWLLEHENPSTQQSLF from the coding sequence ATGGAAACAGTTTATATCAAAACCCCTTTGGGAATTGCCACAATTACAGGTGATGAAAACGGAATATCAGTAATTTCTGTTTCCGATGGAGGAATTGTTTCGGCAGATATTCCGACTATTTTACAAGAAGCCGTTACACAACTTAACGATTATTTCGAAGGAAAACGAACCGATTTTGATTTCAAACTCAATCCAAAAGGAACCGAATTCCAACAAAAAGTATGGAAGGCATTAGTAGAGATTCCATTTGGGAAAACCAGAACCTATCTCGAACAATCCAAAATTTTGGGAGATGTAAAGGCAATCCGAGCTGTAGCTTCCGCCAACGGAAAAAACCCACTCTGGATTGTTGTTCCTTGTCACAGGGTCATTGGCACAGACGGTTCCCTCACGGGTTACGCAGGAGGTTTATGGCGCAAAAAATGGTTGTTGGAGCACGAGAATCCTAGTACACAGCAAAGTTTGTTTTAA
- a CDS encoding 3'-5' exonuclease, translating to MIEKINLNNILFLDIETVPEEENFNSLDSEMQLLWEHKTQYQRKDEFSGEEFYDRAGIWAEFGKIVCISVGFFANKGDIRNFRVTSFFGDEKKILNDFNNLVNNHFNQPQHVLCGHNAKEFDIPFLARRMIINQIAIPNKLNLFGKKPWEIPHLDTLELWKFGDYKHFTSLKLMCKVLGIPSPKGDIDGSQVGHVFYVDKDIDRIVTYCEKDTIAVAQIFLRLRREDLLIEEEIIHV from the coding sequence ATGATTGAAAAAATAAACCTCAACAACATACTCTTCCTCGATATAGAAACCGTTCCGGAAGAAGAAAACTTCAATTCACTAGATTCCGAAATGCAATTGCTTTGGGAACACAAAACGCAATACCAACGAAAAGACGAGTTTTCTGGAGAAGAATTCTATGACCGCGCCGGAATTTGGGCCGAATTTGGCAAAATCGTTTGCATTTCAGTGGGTTTTTTTGCCAATAAAGGTGATATTCGAAATTTTAGGGTGACTTCCTTTTTTGGAGACGAAAAGAAAATCCTAAACGACTTTAATAATTTAGTGAACAATCACTTCAACCAACCGCAACACGTTTTGTGCGGACACAATGCCAAAGAATTTGACATTCCATTTCTCGCCCGTCGCATGATTATCAACCAGATTGCCATTCCCAACAAACTGAATCTATTCGGCAAGAAACCTTGGGAGATTCCACATTTGGATACACTAGAATTATGGAAATTTGGCGATTACAAGCATTTCACTTCTTTGAAACTAATGTGCAAAGTACTCGGTATTCCATCGCCAAAAGGCGATATTGACGGCAGTCAAGTTGGGCACGTTTTTTATGTAGACAAAGACATTGACCGCATTGTAACCTATTGCGAAAAAGACACTATTGCCGTAGCCCAGATTTTCCTCCGCCTTCGACGAGAAGATTTATTGATCGAAGAAGAGATTATTCACGTATAA
- a CDS encoding nucleoside recognition domain-containing protein, whose protein sequence is MVLSRFWLTIFISSIVFVVISLFTGNSYTIDFILNGKKDDPILLSEKYINQVPVFIKDSIKNAPDQTMIINRDTINADTTYVYKNKTVKIYSGVQKSDGLLPTCKSTLLDLIIPLIAYLAFFCGLMELLIISGATEKLARVLSPVFVKVFPSIPKNHPSISYMTLNFAANFLGLDSAATPFGLKAMESLQEINPDKDKASDAQIMFMCLHASGLTLIATSIIGYRAAANATNPADVMLPCIITSFIGTIAAFLIVGIKQKINFKSASLVIGLMTLIAAIVGLLMYVNHLDLIGKNYFTSNLSALILVGIIAFTLILSFIKEKKFTEANTTVYETFVSGANNGVKTGVTIFPYVLGMLVAISLFRNSSLFEIISEWIAYGFSNLGVSKEITDALPVALLRPFSSAGSRGFLIDSMNTFGADSLTGRLSSIFQCSAESTFYVIAVYFGSVNIKNTRYALSTMLLVDLICVITAILVASWFF, encoded by the coding sequence ATGGTATTAAGTAGATTTTGGCTCACTATTTTCATTTCTTCGATTGTATTTGTTGTAATTAGTTTGTTTACGGGTAATAGTTACACGATAGATTTTATTTTGAATGGGAAAAAAGACGACCCCATTTTACTTTCCGAAAAATACATCAATCAAGTTCCGGTTTTCATCAAAGACAGCATCAAAAATGCGCCAGATCAAACAATGATAATCAACAGAGATACCATTAATGCGGATACCACTTATGTTTATAAAAACAAAACCGTAAAGATTTACAGTGGTGTTCAAAAATCAGATGGGCTTTTGCCAACTTGTAAAAGTACGTTGCTCGACTTAATCATACCACTTATTGCTTATTTGGCATTCTTCTGTGGACTGATGGAACTTTTAATCATTTCGGGTGCAACAGAAAAACTGGCTAGAGTTTTGAGTCCAGTATTTGTGAAAGTGTTTCCAAGTATTCCCAAAAATCATCCTTCGATTTCCTATATGACATTAAACTTTGCCGCCAATTTCTTGGGATTGGATTCGGCTGCAACCCCTTTTGGATTAAAAGCCATGGAAAGTTTGCAAGAAATAAACCCAGATAAAGACAAAGCCAGTGATGCTCAAATCATGTTCATGTGTTTGCATGCCTCGGGACTTACCTTAATTGCAACGTCTATCATTGGTTATCGTGCGGCTGCAAATGCCACCAATCCCGCCGATGTTATGTTGCCGTGTATTATCACCTCTTTTATCGGTACAATTGCTGCTTTTTTGATTGTTGGAATTAAACAAAAAATTAATTTCAAAAGCGCCTCTTTGGTAATCGGTTTAATGACATTGATAGCTGCAATTGTCGGTTTATTAATGTATGTAAACCATTTGGATTTAATTGGTAAAAATTATTTTACATCCAATCTTTCTGCATTGATATTGGTTGGTATTATAGCTTTTACATTGATCTTATCCTTTATTAAAGAAAAGAAATTCACGGAAGCCAATACAACGGTTTATGAAACCTTTGTGTCCGGAGCCAATAATGGCGTAAAAACGGGCGTTACCATTTTTCCCTATGTTCTAGGAATGTTAGTGGCTATTTCTTTGTTCAGGAACAGCAGTTTGTTTGAAATTATTAGTGAATGGATTGCTTATGGATTTTCAAATTTGGGAGTAAGTAAAGAAATCACAGATGCTTTACCGGTAGCATTGCTTAGACCATTTAGTTCTGCGGGTTCACGAGGATTTTTAATTGATTCTATGAATACTTTTGGTGCTGATTCCTTAACGGGAAGATTAAGCAGTATTTTTCAATGCAGTGCCGAGAGTACTTTTTATGTGATTGCGGTTTACTTTGGTTCGGTTAACATAAAAAATACCCGATACGCTTTAAGCACTATGCTTCTGGTTGATTTAATTTGTGTAATAACCGCTATTTTGGTGGCGAGTTGGTTTTTTTAG